Proteins found in one Camelus bactrianus isolate YW-2024 breed Bactrian camel chromosome X, ASM4877302v1, whole genome shotgun sequence genomic segment:
- the YY2 gene encoding transcription factor YY2: MASNDTFYITTENSEMSTNIVELRQIHMETIPVETIPVETIPVETMALESIEGCEDISGSWVHGGHHQLPLMALQPLVISSPNPGDHDQEMIMVQTQEEVVGYFESDNLQAGNVENQILIPVDDDAFQQTLASLAASASSSAHSHSRTRSSQGKKPSGKKSCAGSKAEAASSSKVVTKKWEQKQVSIKTLEGEFSVTMWSANNNTDLKTGQTEEHPAPNFSENMTEKKLPPEGIPGVDFSDPKQLAEFTRMKPQNTKDETPRTIACPHKGCMKMFRDNSAMRKHLHTHGPRVHVCAECGKAFVESSKLKRHQLVHTGEKPFQCTFEGCGKRFSLDFNLRTHVRIHTGEKPFVCPFDCCNRKFAQSTNLKSHILTHVKNKKSQ; the protein is encoded by the coding sequence ATGGCCTCAAACGACACTTTCTACATCACCACAGAAAACTCGGAGATGTCTACAAATATTGTGGAGCTGCGCCAGATCCATATGGAGACTATCCCTGTGGAGACCATCCCTGTGGAGACAATCCCTGTGGAGACCATGGCGTTGGAATCGATCGAGGGGTGTGAGGATATCAGCGGCAGTTGGGTCCACGGCGGTCACCACCAGCTGCCTCTGATGGCGCTGCAGCCTCTCGTTATCAGCAGCCCAAACCCAGGGGACCACGACCAGGAAATGATCATGGTGCAAACGCAGGAGGAGGTGGTGGGCTATTTCGAGTCCGATAACCTGCAGGCCGGCAATGTGGAGAACCAGATACTCATCCCGGTCGACGATGACGCCTTCCAGCAGACCTTGGCTTCCCTGGCAGCCTCTGCATCGTCCTCGGCCCACAGCCACAGCCGGACCCGCAGCAGCCAAGGCAAGAAGCCCAGCGGTAAAAAGAGTTGCGCCGGCAGCAAGGCCGAGGCGGCAAGCAGCTCCAAGGTAGTCACCAAGAAGTGGGAGCAGAAGCAGGTGTCGATCAAAACCCTGGAGGGCGAGTTCTCTGTCACCATGTGGTCTGCCAACAATAACACAGACCTTAAGACTGGACAGACTGAGGAGCACCCGGCTCCCAATTTTTCAGAGAACATGACCGAGAAGAAACTTCCTCCTGAAGGAATCCCTGGCGTCGACTTCTCAGATCCCAAACAACTGGCAGAATTTACTCGAATGAAGCCCCAAAATACCAAAGACGAGACTCCGAGAACAATAGCTTGCCCTCACAAAGGCTGCATGAAGATGTTCAGGGATAACTCTGCAATGAGAAAACATCTGCACACCCATGGTCCCAGAGTCCACGTATGTGCAGAGTGTGGCAAAGCTTTTGTTGAGAGCTCGAAACTAAAACGACATCAACTGGTGCATACTGGAGAGAAGCCTTTTCAGTGCACCTTCGAAGGCTGCGGAAAACGCTTTTCCCTAGATTTCAATTTGCGTACACACGTGCGAATCCATACGGGAGAGAAGCCCTTCGTGTGCCCCTTCGATTGTTGCAATAGGAAGTTTGCTCAGTCAACCAACCTGAAGTCTCATATCTTAACACACGTTAAGAATAAGAAGAGCCAGTGA